The Salvelinus sp. IW2-2015 linkage group LG6.2, ASM291031v2, whole genome shotgun sequence genome window below encodes:
- the LOC111966008 gene encoding uncharacterized protein codes for MERSSDATKALRELRYNGCKLYGQKLIILRSQKYKRLTTGLVLLCDSKSDRKKDHLSTRSSSRIRSGRTSSHSKSVAKDDKTKEKDDKTKEKDDKTKKKDGTRQKRRTRRQWRRTRRQWRRRRRREGRGDNGEGRGDNGEGRGDNGEGRGDKRERHHDKYAPSQPNTVTRRT; via the exons ATGGAGAGGTCTTCTGATGCGACAAAGGCTTTAAGAGAGCTGCGTTATAATGGCTGTAAATTATACGGCCAGAAGTTGATCATCCTGCGGTCTCAGAAATACAAAAGACTAACAACAGGGTTGGTGCTGCTCTG TGATTCTAAAAGTGATCGGAAGAAAGATCACTTGAGTACTAGAAGCAGTAGCAGGATAAGGAGTGGACGGACCAGCAGTCACTCAAAGTCAGTGGCTAAGGACGACAAGACAAAAGAGAAGGACGACAAGACAAAAGAGAAGGACGACAAGACAAAGAAgaaggacgggacaagacaaaagagAAGGACGAGGAGACAATGGAGAAGGACGAGGAGAcaatggagaaggagaaggagaagagaaggacgaGGAGACAATGGAGAAGGACGAGGAGACAATGGAGAAGGACGAGGAGACAATGGAGAAGGACGAGGAGACAAAAGAGAAAGACATCACGACAAGTACGCTCCAAGCCAGCCCAACACTGTGACAAGGAGGACATAG
- the LOC111966010 gene encoding matrin-3: protein MSHNYSYRRPPPAKDLRASALDSPDHLHPGDHGHNVYRSSQEPPSHSTIPSYPSSSSRASAANESPYSFSLRQSDPYSSLSRSDQILTLLSSCGLEPKDLSLLAEMPEELITVENLPRLLLEIRKKRATQQPPYPAMISYPPAATSRPPTXTPPPGXAWEQGDQSRSQPLDYPLDPHHALPPSQLLPXEQAEPWQLDRHXNPMQYTRSRLEPVPVRVVDYHYGKETPRSYQTPRSTYSTAQGGSSNSWKPPNSSQPAVDYRYPPPPATNYRPRPDQDVPVVTIKMATSXNTPTKKAALDFHGEIPQXFPYSCSLCDITVLSEKFWFTHXNGTQHADGQLTLLQMYPEWDCXMQTARSGDDHTDRPRVEEKTGEPSHRSINYLGEWQSGLCQIYCPVSQRRWLKDLIKPFGEVVKVIMFPALAFVELGSTDQAADIVTYYLSNPVMVKXGQVTFSVSSTFNFLQSSRVLSFSPVPPGKESAAWKRELLAVAEGFGPVXHSLFLPTQAFVEMTNALDAQKLVEHHTSKHLKIDEIHIKVAFSSEYDTFRTMSERKSSDRKSSDRKSPDRSRKSEDRSKRKRTPSPGRRSLSPRRDSPTSSKRRRSRERDSDRHKERVKSNSGGKSRPKSPRKQSSSRSSRSPHRPRSPSKQSSSRSSRSPRRPRSPSKQSSSRSSRSLAGQGPQQTELQSVLQNASLPY, encoded by the exons ATGTCTCACAACTACTCCTACAGACGACCACCACCAGCTAAAGATCTAAGAGCCAGCGCTTTRGACTCTCCAGATCACCTGCACCCTGGAGACCACGGTCACAATGTTTACAGATCGTCCCAGGAGCCACCGTCTCATTCCACAATACCATCCTACCCATCCTCCTCATCCAGAGCCTCCGCTGCCAACGAGTCCCCTTACTCCTTCTCACTACGCCAGTCAGACCCTTACTCCTCTCTAAGTCGGTCAGACCAAATTCTGACCCTCCTGAGCAGCTGTGGGCTCGAGCCCAAAGACTTGTCTCTACTAGCCGAGATGCCTGAGGAGCTCATCACTGTGGAGAACCTACCACGTCTGCTCCTGGAGATCAGAAAGAAGAGGGCGACACAGCAGCCACCATATCCAGCTATGATCTCTTACCCCCCTGCTGCCACATCTCGCCCCCCCACTGRTACCCCTCCTCCAGGCRGTGCGTGGGAGCAGGGTGACCAGAGTCGTTCTCAGCCATTAGACTACCCATTGGACCCCCACCACGCTCTTCCCCCTTCCCAACTCCTTCCCARAGAACAGGCTGAGCCCTGGCAACTAGATCGTCATSGCAACCCGATGCAGTACACACGCTCTCGCCTAGAACCTGTGCCTGTCCGAGTTGTGGACTACCACTATGGTAAAGAAACTCCCAGAAGTTACCAAACTCCTAGGTCCACTTACAGCACGGCCCAAGGWGGAAGCAGCAACAGCTGGAAACcccccaactcatcccaaccagCAGTAGATTACAGGTACCCACCACCACCAGCTACAAACTACAGACCACGCCCAGACCAAGATGTCCCAGTTGTCACAATCAAGATGGCCACCTCTGYCAACACTCCCACCAAGAAGGCTGCTCTTGACTTCCACGGAGAAATCCCCCAAARGTTTCCTTATTCGTGCTCTCTCTGCGATATTACTGTGCTCTCTGAAAAG TTCTGGTTCACYCACYTCAATGGAACTCAACATGCAGACGGACAGCTCACACTTCTTCAAAT GTATCCTGAATGGGATTGCCYGATGCAGACCGCCAGAAG TGGTGAcgaccacacagacagaccaagggTTGAAGAGAAGACTGGTGAACCTTCCCATAGGTCTATTAACTACTTAGG GGAGTGGCAAAGTGGTTTGTGCCAAATTTACTGCCCGGTCTCTCAACGAAGATGGTTGAAGGACCTGATTAAACCGTTTGGTGAAGTTGTGAAAGTCATCATGTTCCCTGCTTTG GCGTTTGTGGAGTTGGGGTCAACGGACCAGGCCGCCGATATTGTGACATACTACCTCAGTAACCCAGTGATGGTGAAAYGAGGACAAGTCACCTTCTCTGTCTCGTCAACATTTAATTTCCTACAG AGTTCCCGGGTGTTGAGTTTTTCCCCTGTGCCTCCTGGTAAAGAGTCTGCCGCGTGGAAAAGAGAGTTACTGGCCGTAGCGGAAGGATTTGGACCTGTGGKGCACTCTCTATTCTTACCTACGCAG GCATTTGTGGAAATGACGAATGCACTGGATGCACAGAAGCTTGTTGAACACCATACGTCCAAACACCTGAAAATAGATGAGATACATATTAAAGTGGCCTTCTCATCAGAGTATGATACATTTCG GACCATGTCTGAGAGGAAGTCTTCAGACAGGAAGTCTTCAGACAGAAAGTCTCCAGACAGGAGCAGGAAGTCTGAAGACAGATCTAAGAGGAAGAGAACCCCAAGCCCCGGAAGGCGGTCCCTCAGCCCCAGGAGAGATTCACCAACCTCCTCAAaaaggaggaggagtagagagagggatagcgACCGTCATAAAGAACGAGTGAAATCAAACAGTGGGGGTAAAAGCAGGCCAAAGTCCCCCAGAAAACAGAGCTCCAGTCGGTCCTCCAGAAGCCCTCACAGGCCAAGGTCCCCCAGCAAACAGAGCTCCAGTCGGTCCTCCAGAAGCCCTCGCAGGCCAAGGTCCCCCAGCAAACAGAGCTCCAGTCGGTCCTCCAGAAGCCTCGCAGGCCAAGGTCCCCAGCAAACAGAGCTCCAGTCGGTCCTCCAGAACGCCTCACTCCCATACTAA
- the LOC111966011 gene encoding polyadenylate-binding protein-interacting protein 2 isoform X2 has product MKDPSRINNTPSLSSIELILHGQFINDDNPFAEYMWMENEEEFNRQIEEELWEAEFIEQCFQEMLEEEENEWFIPARDLPPTLGQLQDQLNLLVLSDTGIVDGLAVTAI; this is encoded by the exons ATGAAAGATCCAAGTCGCATCAACAACACCCCAAGCCTCAGCAGCATAGAATTGATCCTACATGGACAGTTCATCAATGATGACAATCCCTTTGCTGAATACATGTGGATGGAGAACGAGGAGGAATTCAACAGACAG ATTGAGGAGGAGCTGTGGGAGGCGGAGTTCATTGAGCAGTGTTTCCAGGAGAtgttggaggaagaggagaatgaaTGGTTCATCCCAGCCAGAGATCTCCCTCCAACCCTCGGTCAGCTCCAGGACCAACTAAACCTACTGGTCCTCAGTGACACAGGCATCGTCGACGGCCTGGCG gTTACAGCAATTTAA
- the LOC111966011 gene encoding polyadenylate-binding protein-interacting protein 2 isoform X1 → MKDPSRINNTPSLSSIELILHGQFINDDNPFAEYMWMENEEEFNRQIEEELWEAEFIEQCFQEMLEEEENEWFIPARDLPPTLGQLQDQLNLLVLSDTGIVDGLAVNVSEWFYLSRFYES, encoded by the exons ATGAAAGATCCAAGTCGCATCAACAACACCCCAAGCCTCAGCAGCATAGAATTGATCCTACATGGACAGTTCATCAATGATGACAATCCCTTTGCTGAATACATGTGGATGGAGAACGAGGAGGAATTCAACAGACAG ATTGAGGAGGAGCTGTGGGAGGCGGAGTTCATTGAGCAGTGTTTCCAGGAGAtgttggaggaagaggagaatgaaTGGTTCATCCCAGCCAGAGATCTCCCTCCAACCCTCGGTCAGCTCCAGGACCAACTAAACCTACTGGTCCTCAGTGACACAGGCATCGTCGACGGCCTGGCGGTAAATGTTTCAGAGTGGTTTTATTTGTCCAGGTTTTATGAAAGTTAA